The Apus apus isolate bApuApu2 chromosome 20, bApuApu2.pri.cur, whole genome shotgun sequence genome includes a region encoding these proteins:
- the AGTRAP gene encoding type-1 angiotensin II receptor-associated protein isoform X2 gives MELPAVNLKAIILVHWLLTVWGCMSYMFPASYAWGNFSVLAVGIWAIVQRDSLDAIIMFLTGLLLTVLTDIIHISVFYPPNNSLTDDRRFSVGMAIFSLLLKPASCYLVYRMYRERGGEYTFNIGVSHAGRDRSAYEPIDQQDAPPQWPDSSKTAPQPY, from the exons GCCATCATTCTGGTACACTGGCTGCTCACAGTGTG GGGATGCATGAGTTACATGTTTCCAGCCTCCTATGCCTGGGGAAATTTCAGTGTCCTTGCAGTGGGGATCTGGGCCATTGTGCAGCGTGATTCCCTTGATGCCATCATCATG TTCCTGACTGGTCTGCTGCTCACAGTCCTCACAGACATCATTCACATCTCGGTGTTCTACCCTCCAAACAACAGTCTCACCGATGACAGACGTTTCAGTGTAGGCATGGCCATCTTCAGCCTCCTCCTCAAACCTGCATCCTGCTACTTGGTGTATCGGATGTATCGGGAGCGTGGAGGGGAATACACCTTCAACATCG GTGTCTCCCATGCAGGCCGGGATCGCAGCGCCTATGAGCCAATTGATCAGCAGGATGCCCCTCCACAGTGGCCTGACTCAAGCAAGACAGCCCCACAGCCCTACTGA
- the AGTRAP gene encoding type-1 angiotensin II receptor-associated protein isoform X1 — protein sequence MELPAVNLKAIILVHWLLTVWGCMSYMFPASYAWGNFSVLAVGIWAIVQRDSLDAIIMFLTGLLLTVLTDIIHISVFYPPNNSLTDDRRFSVGMAIFSLLLKPASCYLVYRMYRERGGEYTFNIDLESSADSHFAHNGVSHAGRDRSAYEPIDQQDAPPQWPDSSKTAPQPY from the exons GCCATCATTCTGGTACACTGGCTGCTCACAGTGTG GGGATGCATGAGTTACATGTTTCCAGCCTCCTATGCCTGGGGAAATTTCAGTGTCCTTGCAGTGGGGATCTGGGCCATTGTGCAGCGTGATTCCCTTGATGCCATCATCATG TTCCTGACTGGTCTGCTGCTCACAGTCCTCACAGACATCATTCACATCTCGGTGTTCTACCCTCCAAACAACAGTCTCACCGATGACAGACGTTTCAGTGTAGGCATGGCCATCTTCAGCCTCCTCCTCAAACCTGCATCCTGCTACTTGGTGTATCGGATGTATCGGGAGCGTGGAGGGGAATACACCTTCAACATCG ACCTGGAGTCCTCAGCTGACAGCCATTTTGCCCACAATG GTGTCTCCCATGCAGGCCGGGATCGCAGCGCCTATGAGCCAATTGATCAGCAGGATGCCCCTCCACAGTGGCCTGACTCAAGCAAGACAGCCCCACAGCCCTACTGA